In one Cloacibacillus sp. An23 genomic region, the following are encoded:
- the meaB gene encoding methylmalonyl Co-A mutase-associated GTPase MeaB, which translates to MDKLLTRAFDGDPRSIGRLISLVEAESPESKEIMKKIYPRTGGAHVIGITGSPGAGKSTFVDRLISQFKADGKKVGVIAIDPSSPFTGGAILGDRLRMQDHAVEEGVFIRSMGSRGNLGGVSRGTHEAALILDACGFDIVLIETVGVGQSEVDIVKIADTVCLILTPGMGDDVQIMKAGIMEIADVFVVNKADKEGADKVAADVQVMLKMLGEREWVPPVVLVSSNKNTGVDKVKDIIGAHEKYLNESAEGRRRRWSQLEMEVESILRGEISAVVEKSWKARKNDELMLSLSERRSDPYTLAGEIMEEIMK; encoded by the coding sequence ATGGATAAGCTGCTAACTCGCGCTTTCGACGGCGACCCGAGATCGATCGGCCGCCTTATCAGTCTTGTGGAGGCAGAATCTCCCGAGTCCAAGGAAATTATGAAAAAGATATACCCGAGGACGGGCGGGGCTCACGTCATCGGGATAACCGGAAGCCCGGGCGCGGGCAAGAGCACCTTCGTCGACAGGCTCATATCGCAGTTCAAGGCCGATGGGAAGAAGGTCGGAGTCATAGCGATAGACCCGTCGAGCCCGTTCACCGGAGGCGCGATACTCGGCGACCGCCTGCGCATGCAGGACCACGCCGTAGAAGAGGGCGTATTCATCCGCAGCATGGGCTCGCGCGGAAATCTCGGCGGCGTCAGCCGCGGCACGCACGAAGCCGCGCTCATACTCGACGCCTGCGGTTTCGACATAGTGCTGATAGAAACGGTGGGAGTCGGCCAGTCTGAGGTCGATATCGTAAAGATCGCCGATACGGTCTGCCTCATTCTCACGCCAGGCATGGGCGACGACGTACAGATAATGAAGGCCGGCATCATGGAGATAGCCGACGTATTCGTCGTCAACAAGGCGGACAAAGAGGGCGCCGACAAAGTCGCTGCGGACGTGCAGGTGATGCTCAAGATGCTCGGCGAACGCGAGTGGGTGCCGCCGGTCGTGCTCGTCTCGTCGAATAAGAACACCGGCGTGGACAAGGTAAAGGACATCATCGGCGCGCACGAAAAATATCTCAATGAAAGCGCCGAGGGCCGCCGCCGCCGCTGGTCGCAGCTTGAAATGGAGGTCGAGTCGATACTGCGCGGAGAAATTTCCGCAGTCGTGGAAAAATCGTGGAAGGCGCGTAAAAACGACGAGCTCATGTTGAGCCTTTCGGAGCGCCGTTCCGATCCCTACACGCTCGCCGGCGAAATAATGGAAGAAATAATGAAGTAA
- a CDS encoding MraY family glycosyltransferase codes for MFPVYLFTLMTFLWGLVGTPMAIALAEKFRLLDVPGGRKKHRSVMPRGAGLVLWSGYLMWALFTGNPGVEVPYIATGATMIFIVGYMDDMHPLPPLVRLIFHLLAAAWVVCALPVPLWQRALLVLWIAGATNAYNLIDGMDGLCLTITLITALCALMLGNGGVWLPLAGLVFGVLLWNFPQPRTFLGDGGSTLLGYICASQLAWSIFPNIFEKGFFHLAFVLLFLGGVPVVDTLVAMTRRILTHKSPFEPDRGHAHHKLQDAGLPKFAVLVVLGAAHSLFLSFGMRLLGLQVFNIL; via the coding sequence TTGTTTCCCGTATACCTCTTTACGCTTATGACCTTCCTCTGGGGGCTCGTCGGCACGCCGATGGCGATCGCGCTTGCCGAGAAATTCAGGCTGCTCGACGTCCCCGGAGGAAGGAAGAAGCATCGCAGCGTGATGCCGCGCGGCGCCGGGCTCGTCCTTTGGAGCGGCTACCTCATGTGGGCGCTCTTCACCGGGAATCCCGGCGTTGAGGTGCCGTACATCGCTACAGGCGCGACTATGATATTCATAGTCGGCTACATGGACGACATGCACCCGCTGCCGCCGCTCGTCCGGCTCATCTTTCATCTTCTGGCGGCGGCGTGGGTCGTCTGCGCTCTGCCGGTGCCGCTGTGGCAGCGAGCTCTGCTCGTGCTGTGGATCGCGGGCGCGACGAACGCCTATAACCTCATCGACGGCATGGACGGGCTGTGCCTGACGATAACTCTGATAACGGCGCTCTGCGCGCTCATGCTCGGGAACGGGGGCGTGTGGCTGCCGCTCGCCGGACTCGTCTTCGGCGTGCTGTTGTGGAACTTTCCGCAGCCGCGCACATTTCTCGGCGACGGTGGGAGCACTCTGCTCGGCTACATCTGCGCGTCTCAGCTCGCGTGGAGCATTTTCCCCAATATATTTGAGAAAGGATTTTTTCATCTCGCCTTTGTGCTATTATTTCTTGGGGGCGTGCCTGTGGTCGATACGCTTGTCGCTATGACGCGCAGGATATTGACGCACAAGTCTCCCTTCGAGCCTGACCGCGGCCACGCGCATCACAAGCTCCAGGACGCCGGGCTGCCGAAGTTCGCCGTGCTGGTCGTTCTCGGCGCGGCGCACAGCCTTTTTCTCAGCTTCGGAATGAGGCTGCTCGGGCTGCAGGTCTTTAACATTTTGTAA
- a CDS encoding Asp23/Gls24 family envelope stress response protein, with protein MADGLIEGITTSAFVGSAGTGKSQRAQLIASFVNADFIIDDGLVIHKGSIVCGKSAKSERNQISAIRRALFEFDDHRREVVSYFRSVAPCSVMVIATSDNMALKILKKLDLPAPQQIVHIEDVATPEEIVKARRERFGKGQHVIPVSHVLVRKNFAGKLVGQLRVFWKSKDKHEGEKTIVRPPFSFYGEVHIETEAIEQLASFIAGRTAQVVKVNEVKAVPGEEETLVIDLKLTVALGERNLVGVAALVKERIAASIRYFTGLDVKSVNVVIAEVVV; from the coding sequence ATGGCGGACGGCCTCATCGAAGGGATCACTACCTCCGCATTCGTCGGCTCGGCCGGCACAGGCAAGAGCCAGCGCGCTCAGCTCATCGCGTCCTTTGTGAACGCCGACTTCATCATAGACGACGGCCTAGTTATACACAAGGGAAGCATTGTGTGCGGCAAGAGCGCGAAATCCGAGCGCAATCAAATAAGCGCGATAAGGCGCGCTCTCTTCGAGTTCGACGACCATCGCAGGGAGGTCGTCTCCTATTTCAGATCGGTAGCTCCGTGCTCCGTGATGGTGATAGCGACCTCGGACAATATGGCGCTTAAGATATTGAAGAAGCTCGACCTGCCGGCCCCGCAGCAGATAGTCCACATAGAGGACGTGGCGACTCCGGAAGAGATAGTCAAAGCGCGCCGCGAGCGCTTCGGGAAAGGCCAGCACGTCATTCCCGTCTCGCACGTGCTCGTGCGCAAAAATTTCGCGGGAAAGCTCGTCGGACAGCTCCGGGTGTTCTGGAAGTCAAAGGACAAGCACGAGGGAGAAAAGACTATCGTGCGCCCCCCCTTCAGCTTCTACGGCGAGGTGCATATAGAAACCGAAGCCATAGAACAGCTTGCATCGTTCATAGCCGGCAGGACGGCGCAGGTCGTCAAGGTCAACGAGGTCAAGGCCGTGCCGGGCGAGGAGGAGACGCTGGTTATAGACCTGAAGCTGACTGTCGCTCTGGGCGAAAGGAACCTTGTCGGCGTCGCCGCGCTGGTCAAGGAACGCATCGCGGCCAGCATCAGGTATTTCACAGGACTCGACGTGAAGAGCGTCAACGTGGTCATTGCGGAGGTGGTTGTATGA
- the murA gene encoding UDP-N-acetylglucosamine 1-carboxyvinyltransferase has translation MTLTGGRPLVGTIDVQGAKNAALPVMAAAILLRGQSLRLEGVPELYDIQTMCHLLRHLGAEVEFENRCMTISVPDEIECETPVELVRKMRASSLVLGPLVARCGRALMPLPGGCVLGSRPLDFHLKGLAKMGADIELKAGAVTATAGRLKGATIQLDFPSVGATENLMMAAALADGTTYIENAAKEPEISNLAEILRLMGVQIKGDGTENIKITGVSELHSASGEIIPDRIEAATYLMAGVITKGCVTVRGIPQEYLESVLNKLEEAGADIDVFNGEITAKWKGPLQGVTVKTLPYPGFPTDTQPQIMALLTLAEGNSVIHESVFDSRLMHIDEFRKMGAKIEVQDNIAIVTGVNKLTGAEVLSSNLRAGAALIMLGLAAEGKTTVRGLEHVWRGYEGLVEKLRSLGAEIEMEAPSVE, from the coding sequence ATGACTTTGACGGGCGGCAGGCCGCTCGTCGGAACGATAGACGTACAGGGCGCGAAGAACGCCGCGCTCCCCGTCATGGCGGCGGCAATACTGCTGCGGGGGCAGAGCCTGCGTCTCGAGGGCGTGCCTGAGCTTTACGACATACAGACCATGTGCCACCTTCTGCGTCATCTTGGCGCGGAGGTCGAATTTGAAAACAGATGCATGACTATCAGCGTGCCGGACGAGATAGAGTGCGAGACGCCGGTCGAGCTCGTGCGCAAAATGCGCGCGTCGTCGCTCGTTCTAGGCCCGCTCGTCGCCAGGTGCGGACGCGCCCTCATGCCGCTGCCCGGAGGCTGCGTGCTCGGCAGCCGTCCGCTTGACTTCCATCTCAAGGGGCTCGCTAAGATGGGCGCCGACATCGAACTCAAAGCCGGAGCCGTGACCGCGACCGCGGGGCGGCTGAAAGGCGCTACGATACAGCTCGACTTTCCGTCGGTCGGCGCGACCGAAAACCTCATGATGGCGGCGGCGCTCGCGGACGGCACGACGTATATAGAAAACGCGGCGAAGGAGCCCGAGATATCGAATCTCGCGGAGATACTCAGACTCATGGGCGTCCAGATAAAGGGAGACGGCACCGAAAACATCAAAATAACCGGCGTGAGCGAGCTGCACTCGGCGAGCGGCGAGATAATCCCCGACCGCATAGAGGCCGCGACATATCTCATGGCCGGAGTCATAACGAAAGGCTGCGTCACAGTGCGCGGCATCCCGCAGGAATATCTTGAGTCGGTGCTGAACAAGCTGGAAGAAGCGGGAGCGGACATCGACGTCTTCAACGGAGAGATAACCGCCAAATGGAAAGGCCCGCTCCAGGGAGTCACGGTCAAAACTCTTCCTTATCCGGGCTTCCCGACGGACACACAGCCGCAGATAATGGCTTTGCTGACGCTTGCCGAGGGCAACAGCGTCATACACGAGAGCGTCTTCGACTCCCGTTTGATGCATATAGACGAATTCAGAAAAATGGGCGCCAAGATAGAGGTGCAGGACAACATAGCGATAGTCACCGGAGTGAACAAACTTACCGGGGCCGAGGTGCTCTCGTCCAATCTTCGCGCTGGCGCGGCGCTCATAATGCTGGGCCTCGCCGCCGAGGGAAAGACGACCGTGCGGGGCCTCGAGCATGTATGGCGCGGCTACGAAGGGCTCGTTGAAAAGCTCCGCTCTCTTGGGGCGGAGATAGAGATGGAAGCCCCGTCGGTGGAGTAA
- the uppS gene encoding polyprenyl diphosphate synthase has translation METKKLEHIAIIMDGNGRWAKSRGLPRIMGHHAGVKAVERTVRAAKELGIPCLSLYAFSTENWKRPRGEVLGLMGLFRYYLRSKLEELCKEEVRLRFAGDLSALPHDIAAILEETAEKTKAFTGTQLVTCVNYGGRREILEAVDKLIASGAEGPVTEDMLRAHLYLPDLPDPDLIIRTSGELRLSNFWLWQSAYSEYYFTDKYWPDFDKQDLLDAVGDYYERERRYGKA, from the coding sequence ATGGAAACAAAGAAACTCGAACACATAGCGATCATTATGGACGGCAACGGACGCTGGGCGAAGTCGCGCGGGCTGCCGCGCATTATGGGGCATCACGCCGGAGTGAAGGCCGTCGAACGCACTGTGCGTGCCGCGAAGGAACTCGGGATACCCTGTCTGTCGCTCTACGCATTTTCGACCGAGAACTGGAAGCGCCCTCGCGGCGAGGTGCTCGGCCTCATGGGGCTCTTCCGCTATTATCTGCGCTCCAAGCTCGAAGAGCTGTGCAAGGAGGAAGTCAGGCTGCGTTTCGCAGGCGACCTGTCGGCCCTTCCGCACGACATCGCCGCCATACTCGAAGAGACTGCTGAGAAGACGAAGGCTTTCACCGGCACGCAGCTCGTCACCTGCGTCAACTACGGCGGGCGGCGCGAGATACTCGAGGCGGTGGACAAGCTGATAGCCTCCGGCGCGGAAGGCCCTGTGACGGAGGATATGCTGCGCGCTCATCTCTACCTGCCGGATCTGCCTGATCCGGACCTCATCATACGGACGAGCGGCGAGCTGCGCCTGTCGAACTTCTGGCTGTGGCAGAGCGCCTACAGCGAATATTACTTCACGGATAAATATTGGCCCGACTTCGACAAACAGGACCTTCTCGACGCGGTCGGTGATTACTACGAAAGGGAGCGGCGTTATGGAAAAGCTTAA
- the upp gene encoding uracil phosphoribosyltransferase, with amino-acid sequence MKISMGADHAGYKLKEDIKAALIEAGHEVIDCGTASGEVRVDYPDWGFMAAEAVASHKAERGILICGTGIGMSIVANKVKGVRAALCHDHFTAVMSRRHNDANVLVLGARVLGSDVAADIVKAWLAEPFEGGRHIYRLEKISAYESANSNAIESAPAGGRTVVIDHPLVRHKLGLMRNKETSSKDFRDLVQEVAGLMVYEVTRHLPLEEVEIETPVARTSVFTLSGKKLAIVPVLRAGLGMVEGILKLVPNAKVGHIGLYRDPETLKPVDYYCKLPADISERDIFVVDPMLATGGSAAAAVSHIKARGGKRVSLVSLLAAPEGIAKFHEEHPDVDIYVAAVDSRLNDHGYIVPGLGDAGDRLFGTK; translated from the coding sequence ATGAAAATTTCGATGGGCGCTGACCACGCCGGCTATAAACTCAAGGAAGACATCAAAGCCGCTCTTATCGAGGCCGGACACGAGGTCATAGACTGCGGCACGGCGTCTGGAGAGGTCCGCGTAGACTATCCCGACTGGGGCTTCATGGCGGCCGAGGCCGTCGCGAGCCATAAGGCGGAGCGCGGCATACTGATCTGCGGCACCGGCATCGGCATGAGCATCGTCGCGAACAAGGTCAAGGGAGTCCGAGCTGCGCTCTGCCACGACCACTTCACCGCCGTGATGAGCCGCCGCCACAACGATGCGAACGTGCTCGTCCTCGGCGCGCGCGTGCTTGGATCCGACGTCGCGGCGGACATCGTGAAAGCTTGGCTCGCGGAGCCTTTTGAGGGAGGCCGCCACATATACAGGCTCGAAAAGATAAGCGCCTACGAAAGCGCCAACTCCAACGCGATAGAGTCCGCCCCGGCCGGAGGCCGTACCGTAGTCATCGACCATCCGCTCGTGCGCCACAAGCTCGGCCTCATGCGCAACAAGGAGACGTCGTCGAAGGACTTCCGCGACCTCGTGCAGGAGGTCGCAGGCCTCATGGTGTACGAGGTGACGCGCCATCTGCCGCTTGAAGAGGTCGAGATAGAGACCCCCGTGGCGAGGACGAGCGTATTCACCCTATCCGGCAAAAAACTGGCGATCGTCCCTGTGCTGCGCGCAGGTCTCGGCATGGTCGAGGGCATACTCAAACTCGTACCGAACGCCAAGGTCGGGCACATCGGGCTGTACCGCGATCCCGAGACGCTGAAGCCCGTCGATTATTACTGCAAGCTTCCCGCGGATATATCCGAGCGCGACATCTTCGTCGTCGACCCGATGCTCGCGACCGGCGGCTCGGCGGCGGCCGCGGTCAGCCACATCAAGGCGCGCGGCGGAAAGCGCGTCTCGCTCGTGTCGCTGCTCGCCGCGCCGGAAGGCATAGCCAAGTTCCACGAAGAGCACCCAGACGTTGACATTTACGTCGCCGCGGTAGACAGCCGCCTCAACGACCACGGCTACATCGTTCCGGGTCTCGGAGACGCCGGCGACAGGCTTTTCGGCACCAAGTAA
- a CDS encoding phosphatidate cytidylyltransferase gives MEKLKEFFYSSPDIQLRAFSSVFIVLAIVGGVILGGIVWDVIASAAALLSLWEFYKLQSSRVHASPILVMASAFVILFGAAFGLMDVTAILCSISAIAFIALFLEVMKRQVSDGSDALAAVGATVAGIAYIVLPWTFMMLIRAREHGAMFLLTLFFCTWCCDVAAYFTGSHFGKTPLCSQVSPHKTWEGFAGGAAASFMCGGLLALIFSFPPLPLLLLGLLCGVAGQLGDLGESVLKREAGVKDTGNLIPGHGGVLDRFDSILVNATLAFVIFELVG, from the coding sequence ATGGAAAAGCTTAAGGAATTTTTCTATTCTAGTCCTGACATCCAGCTCAGGGCCTTCAGCAGCGTCTTTATCGTCCTGGCGATAGTGGGGGGCGTCATACTCGGAGGAATAGTCTGGGACGTTATAGCCTCCGCCGCGGCTCTGCTTTCGCTGTGGGAGTTCTATAAGCTCCAATCGTCGCGCGTACACGCCTCTCCGATCCTAGTGATGGCCTCCGCGTTCGTGATACTCTTCGGCGCGGCCTTCGGCCTGATGGACGTAACTGCGATACTTTGCTCCATCTCCGCCATCGCCTTCATCGCGCTTTTCCTCGAAGTGATGAAGCGCCAGGTCTCCGACGGCAGCGACGCTCTGGCGGCGGTCGGAGCCACCGTCGCCGGCATAGCCTATATCGTCCTTCCGTGGACCTTCATGATGCTGATACGCGCCAGGGAACACGGGGCGATGTTCCTTCTCACTCTGTTTTTCTGCACGTGGTGCTGCGACGTCGCCGCGTATTTCACCGGCAGCCACTTCGGTAAGACCCCGCTGTGCAGCCAGGTCAGCCCGCATAAGACGTGGGAGGGCTTCGCTGGCGGCGCCGCGGCGAGCTTTATGTGCGGAGGCCTGCTCGCCCTGATATTTTCCTTCCCGCCGCTCCCGCTTCTGCTGCTGGGGCTTCTCTGCGGCGTCGCAGGACAGCTCGGCGATCTTGGCGAATCTGTGCTGAAACGCGAGGCCGGCGTGAAGGACACCGGTAATTTGATACCTGGCCACGGAGGCGTTCTCGACAGATTCGACAGCATTCTCGTGAACGCTACGCTCGCCTTCGTAATATTCGAGCTGGTGGGCTAA
- a CDS encoding uracil-DNA glycosylase → MSEADEVLLKLSPEERAEMKRRLWEETRRNALECASCPLAATRTKVVFGDGDPDSRLMFIGEGPGADEDEQGLPFVGRAGQLLTQILTAAGISRREVYITNIVKCRPPGNRVPTPEESVMCDRHLQTQIMLVNPMLIVLLGNTPTKWILKTEGGITKLRGRWFEWRGAAVMPMFHPSYLLRNASSKEGSPKHLTWLDIQEVKRQWDEVKRTGTLDSVKFG, encoded by the coding sequence ATGAGCGAAGCCGACGAAGTACTCCTTAAGCTCTCGCCGGAGGAACGCGCTGAGATGAAACGCAGGCTCTGGGAGGAGACGAGGAGGAACGCGCTTGAATGCGCCTCATGTCCGCTCGCGGCGACGCGCACCAAGGTCGTCTTCGGAGACGGAGACCCGGACAGCAGGCTGATGTTCATAGGAGAGGGGCCAGGCGCCGACGAAGACGAACAGGGGCTTCCTTTCGTCGGACGGGCCGGGCAGCTTCTCACTCAGATACTCACGGCCGCCGGCATAAGCCGCAGGGAAGTATACATCACCAACATCGTAAAGTGCAGGCCGCCGGGAAACCGCGTGCCTACGCCGGAAGAAAGCGTGATGTGCGACAGGCACCTGCAGACGCAGATAATGCTCGTCAACCCGATGCTGATCGTTCTGCTCGGCAACACTCCGACCAAATGGATACTGAAGACGGAGGGCGGCATCACGAAGCTGCGCGGACGCTGGTTCGAGTGGCGCGGCGCGGCTGTCATGCCGATGTTTCACCCGAGCTACCTTCTGCGCAACGCGAGCTCGAAGGAGGGCAGCCCGAAGCACCTGACGTGGCTGGACATCCAGGAGGTCAAGCGCCAGTGGGACGAAGTGAAGCGCACCGGCACTCTGGACTCCGTTAAATTCGGTTAG
- a CDS encoding flagellar biosynthesis protein FliR: MFDFLKNVPSVNIQAFVALALFGVSLFLARMVVNISSGKWPGDGMWVTYLRVVLGFTFAASIGLGIYSFAGIDVLFGN, encoded by the coding sequence TTGTTCGATTTTCTTAAAAACGTGCCTTCCGTAAACATTCAGGCGTTCGTCGCGCTCGCCCTCTTCGGAGTCTCTTTATTTCTCGCGCGCATGGTCGTCAACATCAGCTCGGGGAAATGGCCCGGAGACGGGATGTGGGTTACATATCTCCGCGTCGTGCTCGGCTTCACCTTCGCAGCGTCGATAGGCCTCGGCATCTACAGTTTCGCGGGGATAGACGTCCTCTTCGGCAACTAG
- the wecB gene encoding UDP-N-acetylglucosamine 2-epimerase (non-hydrolyzing), with product MDRKTVVCVIGTRPEAIKMAPVVIALREQDVFDVKVLATGQHAAMLDQVLDFFKIAADRNLHIMKERQTLDYITASVLTGAGEYFDETRPSAVLVHGDTTTTFAAGLAAFYRGVPVGHVEAGLRSWNMRLPFPEEMNRVLVDKFAAWGFAPTQLAAENLRKEGMAERAISVTGNTVIDALFYTVAARAKPESPELAALPDGAPFVLVTAHRRESWGAPLEGICSALTDILDAHPELWMVVPMHKNPAVREIIRKHLGGRGNVILCDPLDYPDFVWAMNSSKFILSDSGGVQEEASAIKKPVLILRDVTERPEAVEHGSGVLVGVDRGRIAAAALKLLEDEAAIPEIERRCAAQPFGDGKASQKIAEILKESLLS from the coding sequence ATGGATAGGAAAACGGTCGTCTGCGTTATAGGGACCCGTCCCGAAGCTATAAAAATGGCTCCTGTAGTCATCGCCCTGCGTGAGCAGGACGTTTTCGACGTAAAGGTGCTGGCTACAGGACAGCACGCTGCAATGCTCGACCAGGTGCTCGACTTCTTCAAGATAGCCGCCGACAGAAATCTTCATATAATGAAAGAGCGCCAGACGCTCGATTATATAACCGCCTCCGTGCTTACCGGCGCCGGGGAATATTTCGACGAGACGCGCCCGTCCGCCGTACTTGTGCACGGCGACACGACGACGACATTCGCGGCGGGGCTGGCGGCTTTCTATCGCGGCGTTCCGGTAGGGCACGTCGAAGCCGGGCTTAGAAGCTGGAATATGCGTCTGCCCTTCCCCGAAGAGATGAACCGAGTTCTGGTGGACAAGTTCGCCGCGTGGGGCTTCGCTCCGACGCAGCTTGCGGCTGAAAATCTCAGAAAAGAGGGCATGGCGGAGCGGGCCATAAGCGTGACGGGAAACACTGTCATCGACGCTCTATTCTACACCGTCGCGGCGCGCGCCAAGCCAGAAAGCCCCGAGCTCGCGGCTCTGCCGGACGGGGCTCCGTTCGTGCTCGTCACGGCGCACCGGCGCGAGTCGTGGGGCGCGCCGCTCGAGGGCATCTGCTCCGCGCTCACCGACATACTGGACGCACACCCGGAGCTCTGGATGGTGGTCCCGATGCACAAAAACCCCGCCGTGCGCGAGATAATACGCAAGCATCTCGGCGGGCGCGGAAACGTCATACTCTGCGACCCGCTCGACTATCCCGACTTTGTATGGGCGATGAACAGTTCGAAATTTATATTGAGCGACAGCGGCGGCGTGCAGGAGGAGGCGTCGGCCATAAAGAAGCCCGTGCTTATACTGCGCGACGTCACCGAGCGCCCCGAGGCCGTCGAACACGGCAGCGGAGTGCTCGTCGGCGTGGACCGCGGAAGGATAGCCGCAGCCGCGCTGAAACTGCTTGAGGACGAAGCGGCGATACCGGAGATAGAACGCCGCTGCGCCGCGCAGCCGTTCGGCGACGGAAAGGCGTCGCAGAAGATCGCCGAAATTTTAAAGGAGAGCCTGCTTAGCTAA
- a CDS encoding 1-deoxy-D-xylulose-5-phosphate reductoisomerase, which yields MSDKIRLAVTGATGSVGGAVLDICARFPDIFEITALAARRDAKKLAELGRRHGAKILCLTEPAVPSWREEGFVCLTGEAALTDIVTDGRVEHAVFASSGITAIKALQAALERGIDVSLANKESIVVGGPWVMPLVKRRGQLRPVDSEHSAVWQCVRDSEKKEISRIWLTASGGPFRGYTEEQMERVTAADALKHPVWKMGPKITIDSATLMNKGIECIEAMQLFGLPSEKVGALIHPLSQVHGIAEFIDGTVKLLLSRADMRLPAAAALAWPRRLPLVEKGFPPVEPSAWELRFSEIDEKLFPCFALAREAGRMGGAYPALLVGADESAVEYFLKGEISYRGIARVISSVLEEYNGGAPSSLDEAISLVETGRRAAVEKCKKFNGGILS from the coding sequence GTGTCTGATAAAATTCGGCTCGCGGTAACTGGGGCTACCGGCAGCGTCGGAGGCGCGGTGCTCGACATATGCGCGCGTTTCCCTGACATTTTCGAGATAACCGCGCTCGCCGCCCGCCGCGACGCCAAGAAGCTCGCGGAGCTCGGCCGTCGGCACGGGGCGAAGATACTGTGCCTCACGGAGCCGGCCGTTCCGTCGTGGCGCGAAGAAGGCTTCGTCTGCCTCACTGGCGAAGCGGCGCTGACTGATATTGTAACGGACGGACGAGTGGAACACGCGGTGTTCGCTTCGTCCGGCATCACGGCTATAAAGGCGCTTCAGGCGGCGCTTGAACGCGGCATAGACGTATCTCTCGCCAACAAAGAAAGTATCGTAGTAGGAGGCCCGTGGGTCATGCCGTTAGTGAAACGGCGCGGACAGCTCCGTCCGGTGGACAGCGAGCACAGCGCCGTCTGGCAGTGTGTGCGCGACTCCGAAAAGAAAGAAATCTCGCGTATCTGGCTCACTGCTTCCGGCGGGCCGTTCCGCGGCTATACCGAGGAGCAGATGGAGCGCGTGACCGCGGCCGACGCGCTGAAGCACCCCGTATGGAAGATGGGGCCGAAGATAACGATAGACAGCGCTACGCTGATGAACAAGGGTATAGAGTGCATCGAAGCGATGCAGCTCTTCGGCCTTCCGTCGGAAAAAGTCGGAGCGCTCATTCATCCTCTGTCGCAGGTTCACGGCATCGCTGAGTTCATAGACGGCACTGTCAAGCTTCTGCTCTCGCGCGCGGACATGAGGCTGCCTGCGGCTGCGGCGCTCGCGTGGCCCCGCAGACTTCCGCTAGTGGAGAAGGGCTTTCCGCCCGTCGAGCCTTCCGCGTGGGAACTGCGGTTCAGCGAAATCGACGAAAAGCTCTTCCCGTGCTTCGCGCTCGCGCGCGAGGCCGGGCGTATGGGCGGCGCGTACCCGGCGCTGCTCGTCGGCGCGGACGAGAGCGCCGTGGAATATTTTCTGAAGGGCGAAATTTCATACCGCGGCATCGCGCGCGTCATATCGTCGGTTCTCGAAGAATATAACGGCGGAGCGCCGTCGTCGCTCGACGAAGCGATATCGCTGGTCGAAACCGGCCGCCGCGCCGCCGTCGAAAAATGTAAAAAATTCAACGGAGGCATACTTAGTTGA